The stretch of DNA GCCATCGATGAGGGCCTTCTGTACCTGATCCCTGAGCCGAAGAGCCCGCACGGTATCGACGTTTCGCCCGACGGCAACTACCTGGTCGTGGGCGGCAAGCTGGACCCGCACGTCACCATCTACTCCTTCCAGAAGGTCCAGCAGGCGATCCAGAACCGCGACTTCGAGGGGCGGGACGCGTACGGCATCCCGATCCTGAGGTTCGACTCGGTCGTGGCCGGCCAGGTCGAGGTGGGCGCCGGCCCGTTGCACACCCAGTTCGACAGCCAGGGCCACGGCTACACGAGCCTCTTCCTGGAGAGCGCGGTAGCGAAGTTCACCCTCGGCCCTGACGTGGTGAAGACCGGCGAGAAGCCGTTCACGCTCGTCGACAAGATCTCGGTCCATTACAACATCGGCCACCTCGCCGTCGCCGAGGGCGACACCGTCAGCCCCGACGACAACTGGCTGGTGGCGTTGAACAAGTGGTCGATCGACCGCTATCCGCCGCTCGGGCCTCTGCACCCGCAGAACTTCCAGCTCATCGACCTGAAAGGCGGGAAGGGCCCGATGAAGCTCGTCGCCGACATGCCCATCGGCATAGGCGAACCCCACTACGTCCAGATCATGAAGGCCGACAAGCTGAAGGCCCTGGAGGTCTACCCCTTCGGCACGGACGCCCTGACCATGGAGAAGAGCCCGCACGCGACCGAACTGGGCAAGACCCGCGTCGAGCGGCGCGGATCCACGGTCGAGATCTGGGCGACGGCTGTGCGCAGCCACTTCATGCCGGACACGATCCGCGTTCGGCAGGGTGACCGCGTGATCCTCCACATCACGAACGTGGAACAGAGCCGCGACGCCACGCACGGCTTCGCCATCGCGAGCTACAACATCCAGGCCAGCCTGGAACCCGGCGAGACGGCGACGTTCGACTTCGTGGCCGACAAGGCGGGGGTGTTCAACTTCTACTGCACCGAGTTCTGCTCCGCGCTGCACCTGGAGATGGCCGGCTGGCTCCTCGTCGAGCCGGTGGGTGTCCAGGCGGCGCCGTAGCTGCACCCTCCCTCCCGGTCTCTCCACCTGGCCCGGCCAGGGGAGAGACCGGGAAGGAATTGACTCGACTCGGATTAGTACGGAGGACCTGTAAGTGCGGCGATTCTTTTTCTCGGTGGCATTGATTGCGGCGGTTGCGACGGCCATGGCCTGCGGCGGCTCTAGCGGTTCCGAAGGCGGCTCGGGAGCGCCGTCCACGGGACCGGCTTCGGAAGCCCGGACCGCGGTGCAGATCAACGCTGCCGCCCTTAAGTTCGACACGAAGACGATCGTCTTGCCGGCGAAGAGCGACGTGACGGTGAGCCTGCGCAATGAGGACGCTGGGGTGCTGCACAACCTCGCCATCTACAAGAAGGCAGACGGTACTGGCAAGGTCTTCGCGGGCGAGCTATTCAATGGCATCGAGACCCGCGAGTACAGGTTCAAGACGCCTGAGCCGGGTACCTACTACTTCCGCTGCGACGCTCATCCGGAGATGTCCGGCACAGTCAAAGTGCAATAGGGGCAGTCCGGGGCTGATTTCGGGAGGATGGCAATGCTAAAGGACCTCATCAAACCGGCGGACTGGCGATGGATGCTCGCGGCATCCATCGCCGCCGCCTTGCTCATC from Dehalococcoidia bacterium encodes:
- the nosZ gene encoding Sec-dependent nitrous-oxide reductase gives rise to the protein MPEDWGTYGNRPQGANKRLVGVLAVGVLVIGIAIGLVIGGGGGDGGGGGVSGDLGEIAKARGLTPEDTQNALSQFVPPGKYDDYVMIASGGHSGQVLVIGVPSMRILKVIGVFTPEPWQGFAYGADWGNEVIEKGNRPGEDLAWGDTHHPAISETNGEYDGRWAYINDRANGRMAMIDLRDLRTKQIIAVPNIQTSHGGMFVTPNSEYVHVSSKFPMVWPPGTYADLSQYKERYRGASTWLKIDQRTGKINLEESFQIEIPPYMQDLADAGKKVSHGWGFIGSFNTEMAIGGNAEGRAPMEAGMSQNNFDFLHLINWQKAEQVVAAGKFERINGIRVIRMQTAIDEGLLYLIPEPKSPHGIDVSPDGNYLVVGGKLDPHVTIYSFQKVQQAIQNRDFEGRDAYGIPILRFDSVVAGQVEVGAGPLHTQFDSQGHGYTSLFLESAVAKFTLGPDVVKTGEKPFTLVDKISVHYNIGHLAVAEGDTVSPDDNWLVALNKWSIDRYPPLGPLHPQNFQLIDLKGGKGPMKLVADMPIGIGEPHYVQIMKADKLKALEVYPFGTDALTMEKSPHATELGKTRVERRGSTVEIWATAVRSHFMPDTIRVRQGDRVILHITNVEQSRDATHGFAIASYNIQASLEPGETATFDFVADKAGVFNFYCTEFCSALHLEMAGWLLVEPVGVQAAP
- a CDS encoding cupredoxin domain-containing protein: MALIAAVATAMACGGSSGSEGGSGAPSTGPASEARTAVQINAAALKFDTKTIVLPAKSDVTVSLRNEDAGVLHNLAIYKKADGTGKVFAGELFNGIETREYRFKTPEPGTYYFRCDAHPEMSGTVKVQ